The region CAACATTTTTTAAAGCAAATGCTTCATCATGAGCCAAACATTGATTTCCAAATGTATCACTACTTCCACTTGTTCCATGTAACCTTGTTTTTACATAATTaggacaaaaaataaataaataattaattatattattttcatcAATAGGAAATTTGTAGAAAAGACAATATTagtataaatttaaaaaaaaaaaaaaaagaacttacAAATCTTCATCCAAGCATAATGCAAAATTCCCACCTCCTCCAATTGCTAGCATGTCGTTTAGACACATGTAAAAGTACCGGTTTGCcccttttcaaaacaaaaaatatacaagggcaaaatggtcactTTAATTAAAAACTAATAACTGAGTAGTTAGATTTAACGACCAACAGACCATATTAGCAACAAAATGAAACCATGAGTACGCATTTGTAACAAAAACTGTTTTGAgtataccacagggaccaaacttgtaatttactctatatatctataatgaaaattttaaaataatcttttttatttttttatatattttaatgacCAAGTGAaggaataaataaaataaaataaaatgcttACCAGTTGGTCTAAACAGCCTTGGTGCACCATATAATGTtgtgaaaacaaaagtttcatatGTCCCCTGTCACGACCATTACCATTCAatgtttttaaaaaatgaaatcaattataacaaaaaaattaaataataaataaatatatgaagcTGCTTTGCTTTAACTTACTTGATATTTCCTCTTGGAAGTAGGTGTCAAAGGACAATTTAGCAGCCCACCAAATATAGCACCTTTAGGATCTCCAGTTATCTGCATACACACAAACATACTGTgtttgacatgcattggacaGAGAAAAACTGATATCACTGATACAAAAGTTACACTTTTTTGGTGTGACAGGGACAGTGACAGTGACAATGACAGGGACAGATGACATTAGGACAAAAGTTACTTTTTTGCCTTAGACATGAAAAGACGTGGATGCCCTCATCATTGAAAACAGCCCTTTAAAGTTACAGTTTTTTGTCAGATCCAAAAAGGTGGGACATGGATTCGGTTTCGGTCTTGATCTCTCATATGTGGGAAAAGACGTTAATGCCCTTAAGCTTACCAGCAAACAAGGGCCAGAAAGATCAGAGCTTTTCCGAATAAGTGTGCGAAGTGATATGCCATGTCTCAGGGTACTGCCCTTAATTGGAAACAAAAAGTGAATACAAatttaaaaagaattaaaaaaaggAAATATTTTTAAAGATTATGAGGATATTATTACCTATACAACATGACCCATCTGCGGCCTTTGACTAAATTAGGAAGAGAAGACTGAAAGAATTGGTATAAATCTTGATTAATAAAAAATGAATCAAGGGAAAAGTCAATGATAGCTTTCATTGGAGTATTTGGTTCAGTTGCATCTTCAAATTCAgagctgctgctgctgctccttGAAGATCCTTGGTCTCCATTTTCTTCAACTCTACCATTTGATGTTATTACttccttgttttcggtttttatgtgttGACTTTGTTGACCACTTTGTTCGTGAGGATTgaattcatcttcatcttcttcttcatcctcatCGTAGGGATCTAAGGGTATGTGTTGCCATGAAATATCTTTGCTTTTCCATCTTGTTGGAAGTGACTGAATTGGCCTTAGGTTATTTCCATGGTTGTTTGAAGGGGAATCACTTGAGGGACGCATGAATGTAAGAACAGATGAGAAGTAATTCCCATCTTTTGAGTGTGATCTGGCCTACATATTAATAATCCCATGTTataaatatggcagatggattgTATTGAAACAAGAACTAAGAAAATATAAAACAACTATCATCAATAGGTAGTCAAGTAACCATTTAGAACTTAAATATTTGAGACTCTAATCAAGTAATATGAATGTTTAAACAGAATCTGTAATGGTTCGTTTAGATGATTAAAAATATAGTTATAGTAGATTATGCATGTTAAGTTAAAATTCGATTGATAAGCAGATGTTGAAAAAAGTTCACTGATCACATTTATCATTGAAAATCTAACACTTCATCACAGATCTCCCCTCAATTTCAATCGCGTGAAACACAAAACCTCAAATTGATAATCTGTTCTTCTTGTCTGTATAAAGTGATTCAAGATCTCAAATTGACAATCTCTGTTATTGGACATTCACTTTCCCAAATAACAATAACAATGACATCATTAGCTAACAACAGTTGAACAAACTCACCAATTTCTAAACCAAATCGATCTGCTTTATAAACCTAACACCAGGTTCACAGAATTTAAAAAACGAATAGGAAGATCATCCATCTCCTATGCCATAaaatcaattaaataaataaataaataaaagtcgaTACGGATTACAGCTTTCTAGTACCAAAATCGGAATCCAAACAATGCACACATTTATGTAGCGTGAGGATATGATACGAATAAGAAACAAGGTACCGTATGAGGTTGAGGAGAATCAATGGAAGGTGATGAAGGTGAAGATGGAGAATCAGAGAAAAGATTTGTCAGCTTGTCTGTAACTCTGTCTTTCCATGAATGCATTGCGGAAGAGAgggggaagagagagagagagagacagagagacagAGATAGAtgtgattatgattatgattatgattgttAATGGAGATTTTGAAACCCTAGAAACGGAGAGAATGTAGGTGGCGATGATTCAGGGTGAAAAGGGAAGAATTGTGTTTCGTCGGTGAACAGCAAAAGGAGACCAGAGGCATGCCAGCtgtcaattaaaaaaataaaaagaaaatggaaAAGCGATATTTTGGTCATTCTTTTTTCTCAAGCTGAGTTTACTTGTACGCCAAGGTACTTATTGCAATGCACTCCATGTGTACGGTGGTGGAGTGGTCACCGACTCACCGGCATCCCTCCATTCTTCTAGATTGGTCCATTTGGTTATATTTTTTTATGGTTGGTCCTTTCAAACATTAAATCTGATTTTTAAGATAGATTTTAACAAATCTTTTGGCGTTTTTTGAATTTGGTTATGGAGCAAATGAATTTTAGAGGGTGGATTAAAGGTTGTCTTTCATGTGGAAGAGCTTTTATTTTGGTGAATGATTCCGCTTCGAGAGAACTTGCGATCCAAAGAGGTGTGAGGCAAGGGGATCCAATCTCCACTTTCCTCTCATTCTTGCCATGGAGGACTTTTAATAGTGCTATGAGTGAAGCTTGTCATCACATTTGTTCCATGGTATTGTTCGTCCTAAAGATGGTCCTGTTCTATCTCATCTTATGTATGCGGATgacattgtttttatttttgattgtTGTGACATGAGCTCAGGCCGCTAGGTCTTCTGTGTTAGATCCGGATTGGAGATATGGAGGCGGTGCTGTCAGTAAGTTTTTCGGCGAGATACCTAAGTTGCCATCACAGTAAAGTCGTTAGCGTTACCCCCAATGATCAAGTTAGACCGGTTAGCAGAGATGAGATAGTTCTCCCTAGCTgtagagaaccatcttggtgtgTAGGGTGTGTGTGTTTGGCCATGGAGGTTGATCTCCCAAGGTGGGAGATGTCTGAGGGTGAAAGAGGTCCTATGGAAAGGTCCCAAAGGAAACTCCCTCTCTATGGAGGAGATTATGTTTTATTTATGGTGGACAATTAGGTCAAGGGAGAgttaggtcaggccttgggccatGCTAACTTAGGCCCATCTAGCAAGGAGCTGAGGCAAGCACTCAGGCCCCCGACGAGCACCAAGCGCGGGCGCTAGACAAAGCTGGAAGGCAAGCACTCCCGTAAGTAGAccaatcagtataacgacatggaattactgataactcttatttataggttcataataacgatttaCAAATGTTTTAGCAAAAACCGAGAAAAATACGCGTACAGGACTACAAAACCAAAAGCTTATattcgtcgaacttctaaatctAGTAGAGCCTCGCTAAAATACcaaaaaactccaaaaaaaaagaTGGTCATATAGCCGAAAAACCGATCTAGAGagaaattgtaacgccccgttcctggtACACAATTTCTTAATTTATCAAGCATTTATTTTCAAGctgctcgacgagttggtagccctaaaTCGTCGAGTATATGCCAGATTAGACGCGGGGTTTAAaaagtctactcgtcgagtccaagcatggactcgacgagtaggtatgccaggaggaaaccctattttcggggttttgcaccctatttaaacctcttAATCTCCCTTTGGGCCTCCCTTATCAACATCCCTgtcctccagaaaccctagttcgtTTGAGAGCCTCCCCCTTGagttttttgtgtgttttggtgccaTTGAAGGTAGTTGCAAGAGCTTGGAGctaacaagcttggggaaagagAACAAGATCCAGGAACATACTCATCTTTGGCAGCTTTCTGAGGTAAAAATCTCTTAGCTTGATAAACTATAGCTTAGATCTCCTTGTATGTGGATTCTTGGGTCCTTTTCATGTAGTGTCTCACTGCGTGAGCCATAGATGGTCATATCGTGAGGGcctgttgactgttgacttttgaccaagtttgactttgggtcaaacttgaggattttggGATATTGGTTGAGATTCTATATGGTTTTGGGTATTAGTGGATTCGTGGGAAGAAGCAGTGCTGAAAAAGGGATTGTATCGCGGTGATCAGAATTCTTGAttcaggtgagtcttcctcactatacttacgggtcgaaggcaacaTGGCAGGCCCAGTGGATTGAAactgttgttggattaggtgtctaagcccataactataattggtatgtacttgaattgatagtagtacagtcctttttggttgccctcaaacctagcaaccggacaaggaaattatgaaaggagagatattaatttattataagattaataaattaatataaatgaatttattaatatgttaaaagattaatatattaataagaaatcattttgtttaattaattgttagtcagaaattaattagaattaattttgggggtaaaagaattaattataaagtgcagggactagtttgcaattatctaatagttgagtggaaggctctagaacccccttggatgagggtggacgaaatctttaggggaaaccctaataatttcgtccataggggcttggataaggcccttgggtttgcttaggccctaagcaaaggataactagggtttcccctaaaccctagatccctcagctatataaggagcctcctggttcatattttggtcactctttcttttgaagaaaccctaagggccgaaattttgcatactccctcttccctctctcttctactttccttcttgctagtttgggtgtg is a window of Lactuca sativa cultivar Salinas chromosome 1, Lsat_Salinas_v11, whole genome shotgun sequence DNA encoding:
- the LOC111885940 gene encoding uncharacterized protein LOC111885940 isoform X1 codes for the protein MHSWKDRVTDKLTNLFSDSPSSPSSPSIDSPQPHTARSHSKDGNYFSSVLTFMRPSSDSPSNNHGNNLRPIQSLPTRWKSKDISWQHIPLDPYDEDEEEDEDEFNPHEQSGQQSQHIKTENKEVITSNGRVEENGDQGSSRSSSSSSEFEDATEPNTPMKAIIDFSLDSFFINQDLYQFFQSSLPNLVKGRRWVMLYSTLRHGISLRTLIRKSSDLSGPCLLITGDPKGAIFGGLLNCPLTPTSKRKYQGTYETFVFTTLYGAPRLFRPTGANRYFYMCLNDMLAIGGGGNFALCLDEDLLHGTSGSSDTFGNQCLAHDEAFALKNVELWGFAHSSRYP
- the LOC111885940 gene encoding uncharacterized protein LOC111885940 isoform X2 yields the protein MRPSSDSPSNNHGNNLRPIQSLPTRWKSKDISWQHIPLDPYDEDEEEDEDEFNPHEQSGQQSQHIKTENKEVITSNGRVEENGDQGSSRSSSSSSEFEDATEPNTPMKAIIDFSLDSFFINQDLYQFFQSSLPNLVKGRRWVMLYSTLRHGISLRTLIRKSSDLSGPCLLITGDPKGAIFGGLLNCPLTPTSKRKYQGTYETFVFTTLYGAPRLFRPTGANRYFYMCLNDMLAIGGGGNFALCLDEDLLHGTSGSSDTFGNQCLAHDEAFALKNVELWGFAHSSRYP